One stretch of Actinopolymorpha sp. NPDC004070 DNA includes these proteins:
- a CDS encoding helix-turn-helix transcriptional regulator, with translation MANESSPSSRADDDLPVMPGFREMALRRRALAESLVDLRRRSGLSQTQVAARMGTSQSAVARLEAGEADVRLSTLERYAAAVGHRLDVRLGGSTRSDARPEA, from the coding sequence ATGGCGAACGAGTCCTCCCCGTCGTCCCGGGCCGACGACGACCTGCCGGTGATGCCCGGATTCCGGGAGATGGCGCTGCGGCGCCGGGCGCTGGCGGAGTCGCTGGTCGACCTGCGCCGGCGGTCCGGGCTCTCCCAGACCCAGGTGGCCGCGCGGATGGGTACGTCCCAGTCGGCGGTCGCCCGGCTGGAGGCCGGTGAGGCCGACGTACGCCTGTCCACACTGGAGCGCTACGCCGCCGCCGTCGGCCACCGGCTCGACGTCCGGCTCGGCGGCTCGACCCGATCCGACGCTCGACCCGAAGCCTGA
- the sucB gene encoding 2-oxoglutarate dehydrogenase, E2 component, dihydrolipoamide succinyltransferase, translated as MPVSVTLPALGESVTEGTVTRWLKQVGETVQADEPLLEVSTDKVDTEIPAPSAGVLLQITVGEDETVEVGAELAVIGSEGEQAEDGGADDSAQAEQEPEAAQEQEEPAEAEPEPAPEQEEPAPASANGSSGGSDEGTSVTLPALGESVTEGTVTRWLKQVGDKVEVDEPLLEVSTDKVDTEIPAPSAGTLVQITVGEDETVEVGAELGVISSGAAAAPRHAAPKSGEPEKAEQKPAPKAEPKPEQKAEPKPEPRREPEQPAARQEPAKPAAQKPAAATSSEEGSAQYVTPLVRKLAAEHQVDLSSVTGSGVGGRIRKQDVLDAAKARQEAEQAASQQAESAEGLPGAAPAVRSAPTQPSPLRGTTEKLSRPRKVIAQRVHESLQNTAQLTTVVEVDVTAIARIRDRAKRAFQQREGIKLSFLPFFAKAALEALKEHPKLNASLDLDKGEVTYHANENLVIAVDTERGLMVPVIHDAGDLNVTGLAKRITDLAERTRTNKITPNEISGGTFTITNTGSRGALFDTPIFFQPQVAILGTGSVVKRPVVVDTPLGETIAIRHMVYLALSYDHRLIDGADAARFLVAVKTRLEDGSVAAEFGS; from the coding sequence ATGCCGGTCTCCGTCACCCTTCCCGCCCTAGGGGAGAGCGTCACCGAGGGAACTGTCACGCGGTGGCTGAAGCAGGTGGGCGAAACCGTCCAGGCTGACGAGCCGCTGCTCGAGGTCTCCACGGACAAGGTCGACACCGAGATTCCCGCGCCGAGCGCCGGCGTTCTGCTGCAGATCACCGTCGGTGAGGACGAGACCGTCGAGGTCGGCGCCGAACTCGCCGTCATCGGTTCGGAGGGCGAGCAGGCCGAGGACGGCGGCGCGGACGACTCGGCCCAGGCCGAGCAGGAGCCCGAAGCGGCCCAGGAGCAGGAGGAGCCGGCCGAGGCCGAGCCGGAGCCCGCCCCGGAGCAGGAGGAGCCGGCGCCCGCGTCGGCGAACGGTTCGAGCGGCGGGTCGGACGAGGGCACCTCGGTCACCCTGCCCGCGCTCGGTGAGAGCGTCACCGAAGGCACCGTCACCCGCTGGCTGAAGCAGGTCGGCGACAAGGTCGAGGTCGACGAGCCGCTGCTGGAGGTCTCCACCGACAAGGTGGACACCGAGATCCCGGCCCCGAGCGCCGGCACCCTGGTCCAGATCACGGTCGGCGAGGACGAGACCGTCGAGGTCGGCGCCGAGCTTGGTGTGATCTCCAGCGGCGCCGCCGCGGCGCCCCGGCACGCCGCGCCGAAGTCCGGCGAGCCGGAGAAGGCCGAGCAGAAGCCGGCCCCGAAGGCGGAGCCGAAGCCGGAGCAGAAGGCCGAGCCGAAGCCCGAGCCGAGGCGTGAGCCCGAGCAGCCGGCGGCCCGCCAGGAGCCGGCGAAGCCCGCGGCCCAGAAGCCGGCGGCCGCCACCTCCTCGGAGGAGGGTTCGGCACAGTACGTCACTCCGCTGGTCCGCAAGCTCGCCGCCGAGCACCAGGTCGACCTGTCCTCGGTGACCGGCAGCGGCGTCGGCGGGCGCATTCGCAAGCAGGACGTGCTGGACGCGGCGAAAGCCCGGCAGGAGGCCGAGCAGGCCGCCAGCCAGCAGGCCGAGTCCGCCGAGGGTCTGCCCGGTGCCGCACCGGCCGTGCGGTCCGCACCCACGCAGCCCAGCCCGCTGCGGGGCACGACCGAGAAGCTCAGCCGCCCGCGCAAGGTGATTGCGCAGCGGGTGCACGAGTCGCTGCAGAACACCGCCCAGCTCACCACCGTGGTCGAGGTCGACGTGACGGCCATCGCCCGCATCCGCGACCGGGCCAAGCGCGCGTTCCAGCAGCGGGAGGGCATCAAGCTGTCGTTCCTGCCCTTCTTCGCCAAGGCGGCGCTGGAGGCGCTCAAGGAGCACCCGAAGCTCAACGCCAGCCTGGACCTGGACAAGGGCGAGGTGACCTACCACGCCAACGAGAACCTCGTGATCGCGGTCGACACCGAGCGCGGCCTGATGGTGCCGGTCATCCACGACGCCGGTGACCTCAACGTCACCGGGCTCGCCAAGCGGATCACCGACCTGGCCGAGCGCACCCGCACCAACAAGATCACGCCGAACGAGATCTCCGGCGGCACGTTCACCATCACCAACACCGGCAGCCGGGGCGCGTTGTTCGACACGCCGATCTTCTTCCAGCCGCAGGTCGCCATCCTGGGGACCGGCTCGGTGGTGAAGCGTCCGGTCGTGGTCGACACCCCGCTCGGGGAGACCATCGCCATCCGGCACATGGTCTACCTCGCGCTGAGCTACGACCACCGCCTGATCGACGGGGCGGACGCGGCGAGGTTCCTGGTCGCGGTCAAGACCCGGCTGGAGGACGGCAGCGTGGCCGCGGAGTTCGGCAGCTGA
- a CDS encoding ATP-binding cassette domain-containing protein, producing MIRFEAVSVRYPGAASPVLQDVTFEVAEGELCLVVGQTGAGKSTLLRAVNGLVPHFTGGTMAGHVLVDGRDTRTHRPRDLADVVGVVGQDPLAGFVTDTVEDELAYGMESLGLPPDVMRTRVEETLDLLGLAGVRGRPIASLSGGQQQRVAIGAVLTTHPRILVLDEPTSALDPQAAEEVLAALQRLVHDLGVTVLLAEHRLERVVQYADRVVLVHGTGHALEVGPPAQMMARSSVAPPVVALGRLAGWDPLPLSVRDARRMAGPLRERLAPLHPPVRADVPRKPPANGRPSAGTAGPDDKNGTVGTADTVATVRGLTVRYGGRRSAQPPAVRDLDLVVAAGEVVALMGRNGAGKSTLLGSLVGLVRPVAGTVRVGGVEPVDPATAKPRAIARAVGLVPQDPGSLLYAETVAQECGQADRDFDAPAGSCARLLERLAPGVPPGRHPRDLSEGQRLCLALAVVLTGQPPLLLLDEPTRGLDYTAKARLTRIVRDLAAAGHGVVFATHDVELVAEVATRVVVLADGEVVADGPVGSVVSASPTFAPQVAKILRPQAWLTVADVAAALEPAS from the coding sequence ATGATCAGGTTCGAGGCGGTGTCCGTGCGCTATCCGGGTGCCGCGTCGCCGGTCCTGCAGGACGTGACGTTCGAGGTCGCCGAAGGCGAGCTGTGCCTGGTCGTCGGGCAGACCGGTGCCGGCAAGAGCACGCTGCTGCGGGCGGTCAACGGGCTGGTGCCGCACTTCACCGGCGGGACGATGGCCGGGCACGTGCTCGTCGACGGCCGGGACACCCGCACGCACCGGCCGCGGGACCTCGCCGACGTGGTGGGTGTCGTCGGCCAGGACCCCCTCGCCGGGTTCGTCACCGACACGGTGGAGGACGAGCTCGCGTACGGCATGGAGTCGCTCGGGCTGCCGCCGGACGTGATGCGTACCCGCGTGGAGGAGACCCTCGACCTCCTCGGCCTGGCCGGCGTACGCGGGCGGCCGATCGCCTCGCTGTCCGGCGGGCAGCAACAGCGCGTCGCCATCGGCGCGGTCCTCACCACCCATCCCCGGATCCTGGTGCTGGACGAGCCGACGTCGGCGCTGGACCCGCAGGCCGCCGAGGAGGTGCTCGCCGCCCTCCAGCGGTTGGTGCACGACCTCGGGGTGACGGTGCTGCTGGCCGAGCACCGGCTCGAACGCGTCGTGCAGTACGCCGACCGGGTGGTGCTGGTCCACGGCACCGGCCACGCGCTGGAGGTCGGCCCGCCCGCGCAGATGATGGCCCGCTCCTCGGTGGCGCCGCCGGTGGTCGCACTCGGCCGGCTGGCCGGGTGGGACCCGCTCCCCCTCAGCGTCCGGGACGCCCGGCGGATGGCCGGTCCGCTGCGCGAACGCCTCGCGCCGCTGCACCCGCCGGTGCGGGCCGACGTACCCCGCAAGCCGCCGGCCAACGGCCGCCCCTCGGCAGGCACGGCCGGGCCGGACGACAAGAACGGCACGGTCGGCACCGCGGACACGGTGGCGACGGTGCGCGGACTGACCGTGCGGTACGGCGGCCGCCGGTCGGCGCAGCCGCCCGCGGTACGCGACCTCGACCTGGTCGTCGCCGCGGGCGAGGTGGTCGCTCTGATGGGCCGCAACGGTGCCGGCAAGTCCACGTTGCTCGGCTCGCTGGTGGGGCTGGTCCGACCGGTGGCCGGCACCGTCCGGGTCGGCGGGGTGGAGCCGGTGGACCCGGCGACCGCGAAACCGCGGGCGATCGCCCGGGCGGTGGGGCTGGTGCCGCAGGACCCGGGCAGTCTGCTGTACGCGGAGACGGTGGCGCAGGAGTGCGGCCAGGCCGACCGGGACTTCGACGCACCGGCCGGCAGCTGTGCCCGGCTGCTGGAGCGGCTGGCTCCCGGCGTACCCCCCGGCCGGCATCCCCGGGACCTGTCCGAGGGCCAGCGGCTGTGCCTGGCGCTGGCCGTCGTGCTCACCGGGCAGCCGCCGCTGCTGTTGCTGGACGAGCCCACTCGTGGACTCGACTACACCGCCAAGGCGCGGTTGACGCGGATCGTCCGGGACCTCGCCGCCGCCGGGCACGGCGTGGTGTTCGCCACCCACGACGTCGAGCTCGTCGCCGAGGTGGCCACCCGGGTCGTCGTGCTCGCCGACGGGGAGGTGGTCGCCGACGGGCCGGTGGGTTCGGTGGTGTCGGCGTCGCCGACGTTCGCCCCGCAGGTGGCGAAGATCCTGCGGCCGCAGGCCTGGCTCACCGTCGCCGACGTCGCGGCCGCGCTGGAACCCGCGTCGTGA
- a CDS encoding ECF transporter S component: MTERSSPPTNVVRLRPRSVAALAVAGLAGVLGFGWPFLTGAGDAAAAARGAGPNAPYLFLVLLPLVVAVVLAELTEGGMDAKAVAMLGVLAAAGTALRALSPGTGGFEPTLFLVILAARVFGAGFGFALGSVTILASGLATGGVGPWLPFQMVGLAWVGLVAGLLPRASGRPERMLLAVYAGVAGFAYGALLNLSFWPFSTSLPAGMSYAAGEPVLTNLRHYAAFYVTTSFGWDCVRAVVNAVLILLAGRVVLGTLRRAARRAAFEAPVDFGAPAESAESRESAAVEQSAEVGQLGQPPGQRTDRPAATRWASP; this comes from the coding sequence GTGACCGAGCGGTCCAGCCCCCCGACCAACGTCGTCCGGCTGCGACCCCGGTCGGTCGCCGCGCTCGCTGTGGCCGGCCTGGCCGGCGTCCTCGGGTTCGGCTGGCCGTTCCTGACCGGAGCCGGTGACGCGGCCGCGGCGGCCCGGGGCGCCGGCCCGAACGCGCCGTACCTCTTCCTCGTCCTGCTTCCCCTCGTCGTCGCGGTCGTGCTGGCCGAGCTGACCGAGGGCGGCATGGACGCCAAGGCCGTCGCCATGCTCGGGGTGCTCGCCGCAGCCGGGACCGCGCTGCGGGCGCTCAGCCCCGGCACCGGCGGATTCGAACCGACCCTCTTCCTGGTGATCCTGGCCGCCCGGGTGTTCGGCGCAGGGTTCGGGTTCGCGCTGGGGTCGGTGACGATCCTGGCCAGCGGGCTGGCGACCGGCGGGGTGGGGCCGTGGCTGCCGTTCCAGATGGTCGGCCTGGCCTGGGTCGGGCTGGTCGCGGGGCTGCTTCCGCGCGCGTCCGGGCGGCCCGAGCGGATGCTGCTCGCGGTGTACGCGGGGGTGGCGGGGTTCGCCTACGGCGCGCTGCTGAACCTGTCCTTCTGGCCGTTCTCCACCTCGCTCCCAGCCGGGATGAGCTACGCCGCGGGCGAGCCGGTGCTCACCAACCTCCGCCACTACGCGGCGTTCTACGTCACCACGTCGTTCGGCTGGGACTGCGTACGCGCAGTGGTGAACGCCGTCCTGATCCTGCTCGCCGGCCGGGTCGTGCTCGGCACGCTTCGCCGGGCGGCCAGGCGGGCGGCGTTCGAGGCGCCGGTGGACTTCGGCGCGCCGGCGGAGTCCGCGGAATCGCGGGAGTCCGCCGCGGTCGAGCAGTCGGCCGAGGTCGGGCAGCTCGGACAACCCCCGGGTCAGCGAACGGACCGGCCGGCGGCCACCCGCTGGGCGAGCCCGTAG
- the lpdA gene encoding dihydrolipoyl dehydrogenase, which produces MADNDAGTSFDLVILGGGSGGYACALRAAELDLRVALVEKDKLGGTCLHRGCIPTKALLHAAEIADNARDGADFGIRSTFEGVDMAGVNKYKDGVVNRAFRGVGGLLKARGVTVVEGEGRLVAPNAVQVNGTRYEAPHVVLSTGSYSRTLPGLEVDGERVISSEHALQLTDVPSSVIVLGGGVIGVEFASVWRSFGADVTIIEALPRLLAAEDEACSKAVERGFRKRGITYKTNTPYKSVERTDQGVRLTVESGDTYDAELLLVAVGRGPSTAGLGYEDVGVELERGFVRVDERLRTSVPGVRAAGDIVFGLQLAHRGFQQGIFIAEDIAGLDPPVIDETGIPRVTYCDPEVASMGLTEAAAKEQHGADGIETFTYDLAGNPKSQILKTQGFVKVVRAKNGPVVGIHMVGARVGELVGEAQLIYNWEAFPEEVAQLVHMHPTQSEAIGEAHLALAGKPLHVHG; this is translated from the coding sequence GTGGCGGACAACGACGCCGGCACCTCGTTCGACCTTGTGATCCTTGGCGGAGGCAGCGGCGGATACGCGTGCGCACTGCGCGCGGCCGAACTCGACCTGCGGGTCGCGCTCGTGGAGAAGGACAAGCTCGGCGGCACCTGCCTGCACCGCGGCTGCATCCCGACCAAGGCGCTGCTGCACGCCGCCGAGATCGCCGACAACGCCCGCGACGGCGCCGACTTCGGCATCCGCTCGACGTTCGAGGGCGTCGACATGGCGGGGGTCAACAAGTACAAGGACGGTGTCGTCAACCGCGCGTTCCGCGGCGTCGGCGGACTGCTCAAGGCCCGTGGCGTCACGGTCGTCGAGGGCGAGGGCCGGCTGGTCGCGCCGAACGCCGTCCAGGTCAACGGCACGAGGTACGAAGCCCCCCACGTCGTCCTGTCCACCGGGTCGTACTCCCGCACCCTGCCCGGCCTCGAGGTCGACGGCGAGCGGGTCATCAGCAGCGAGCACGCCCTGCAGCTCACCGATGTGCCGTCCTCGGTCATCGTGCTCGGCGGCGGCGTGATCGGGGTCGAGTTCGCCAGCGTGTGGCGTTCCTTCGGCGCCGACGTCACGATCATCGAGGCACTCCCCCGCCTGCTGGCCGCCGAGGACGAGGCCTGCTCCAAGGCCGTCGAACGCGGCTTTCGCAAGCGCGGCATCACCTACAAGACCAACACGCCGTACAAGAGCGTCGAACGCACCGACCAGGGTGTACGCCTGACCGTCGAGTCCGGCGACACCTACGACGCGGAGCTGCTCCTGGTCGCGGTGGGACGCGGGCCGTCCACCGCCGGTCTCGGCTACGAGGACGTCGGGGTGGAGCTGGAGCGCGGGTTCGTCCGCGTCGACGAACGGCTGCGCACCAGCGTCCCCGGCGTACGCGCGGCCGGTGACATCGTGTTCGGCCTGCAGTTGGCCCACCGCGGCTTCCAGCAGGGCATCTTCATCGCCGAGGACATCGCGGGGCTCGACCCGCCGGTGATCGACGAGACCGGGATCCCGCGGGTGACCTACTGCGACCCCGAGGTGGCCTCGATGGGCCTCACCGAGGCCGCGGCGAAGGAGCAGCACGGAGCGGACGGCATCGAGACGTTCACCTACGACCTGGCCGGCAACCCCAAGAGCCAGATCCTGAAGACGCAGGGCTTCGTGAAGGTGGTCCGGGCCAAGAACGGCCCGGTCGTCGGCATCCACATGGTGGGTGCCCGGGTCGGCGAACTCGTCGGCGAGGCCCAACTGATCTACAACTGGGAGGCGTTCCCCGAGGAGGTCGCCCAGCTGGTCCACATGCACCCGACCCAGAGCGAAGCGATCGGCGAGGCTCACCTGGCCCTCGCCGGCAAGCCGCTGCACGTGCACGGCTGA
- a CDS encoding ATP-dependent Clp protease proteolytic subunit: protein MRDDRGMTFDSYVAEQLFQRRVVLAQGFLDEERATRTAAQLLTLEALAPDPIQLHLSCPDGTPGAALSLADTVRVLHAELTAVAVGEVSGPAVAAFAAAPVRIAYPHARFRLAEPKTAEHSGTASEVDTYAQEYLRQRDDLVGLLAEATGRQAESVAADLRTGRFLTAEEAVGYGLAQRVAAGRSVR from the coding sequence ATGAGGGACGACCGGGGGATGACCTTCGACTCCTATGTCGCCGAGCAGCTTTTCCAGCGCCGGGTCGTACTGGCCCAGGGCTTCCTGGACGAGGAGCGCGCGACCCGTACGGCCGCCCAGCTGCTCACGCTGGAGGCACTGGCCCCCGACCCGATCCAGCTGCACCTGTCCTGCCCGGACGGCACGCCGGGCGCCGCGCTCAGCCTGGCCGACACGGTGCGCGTCCTGCACGCCGAGCTCACCGCGGTCGCGGTCGGTGAGGTGAGCGGCCCCGCGGTCGCGGCGTTCGCGGCGGCGCCGGTGCGGATCGCCTACCCCCACGCACGGTTCCGGCTGGCCGAGCCGAAGACGGCCGAGCACAGCGGCACCGCCTCCGAAGTGGACACCTACGCCCAGGAGTACCTCCGTCAGCGCGACGACCTGGTGGGCCTGCTGGCGGAGGCGACCGGACGGCAGGCCGAGTCGGTCGCCGCCGACCTGCGCACCGGCCGGTTCCTCACTGCCGAGGAGGCCGTCGGCTACGGGCTCGCCCAGCGGGTGGCCGCCGGCCGGTCCGTTCGCTGA
- a CDS encoding energy-coupling factor transporter transmembrane component T, with the protein MRAVHRPTLPRTLHPGAWWLWALGLATAASRTTNPLLLVLVLAVAGYVVAARRTSAPWARSYAAFLRLGLVVIAIRVVFQSLFGAAVTGRTVLFTLPQVPLPGWLEGIRIGGAVTAEALASAAYDGLRLAAVLACIGAANALANPKRLLAAMPGALYELGVAVVVAMTFAPQLVGDAARARSARRLRGRADRGLRSLRATAVPLLEGALERSLALAAAMDSRGYGRVGQVPRATRATTAVLVLGGLVGLCAGAYGLLAADGGPLFGVPMLVAGGAAAVAGLALAGRRAVRTRYRPDPWALPEWLVAASGVAVAAAFTWAASTGLPDVVVSASPLTLPGLPVLPTIGALLGLLPAWCSPPPQPATGPPGSSASTGTSVPADSSDSSSEVLA; encoded by the coding sequence ATGCGCGCCGTCCACCGTCCCACGCTGCCGCGCACCCTGCACCCGGGTGCGTGGTGGCTGTGGGCGCTCGGCCTGGCGACGGCGGCCAGCCGCACCACCAACCCGCTGCTGCTGGTGCTGGTGCTCGCCGTCGCGGGCTACGTGGTGGCGGCCCGTCGTACGTCCGCGCCGTGGGCACGTTCGTACGCCGCGTTCCTGCGGCTCGGCCTCGTGGTGATCGCGATCCGGGTGGTCTTCCAGTCGCTGTTCGGCGCGGCGGTGACCGGGCGGACGGTGCTGTTCACGCTGCCGCAGGTGCCGCTGCCGGGCTGGCTGGAGGGGATCCGGATCGGTGGCGCGGTGACGGCCGAGGCGCTGGCGTCCGCGGCGTACGACGGACTGCGGCTGGCCGCCGTCCTCGCCTGCATCGGCGCCGCGAACGCGCTGGCCAACCCCAAGCGGCTGCTGGCCGCGATGCCGGGCGCGCTGTACGAGCTCGGCGTGGCCGTGGTGGTGGCGATGACGTTCGCTCCCCAACTGGTCGGGGACGCCGCGCGGGCCCGGTCGGCACGCAGGCTGCGCGGCCGGGCCGACCGGGGGCTGCGCTCGCTGCGGGCCACCGCCGTACCCCTCCTGGAGGGCGCGCTGGAACGCTCCCTGGCGCTGGCGGCGGCGATGGACTCGCGCGGGTACGGCCGGGTGGGCCAGGTGCCGCGGGCCACCCGGGCGACGACCGCGGTGCTCGTCCTCGGCGGGCTTGTCGGCCTCTGCGCGGGTGCCTACGGCCTGCTCGCCGCCGACGGCGGGCCGTTGTTCGGCGTGCCGATGCTGGTGGCCGGTGGCGCCGCCGCGGTGGCCGGGCTGGCGCTGGCCGGGCGGCGGGCCGTGCGCACGCGGTACCGCCCCGACCCGTGGGCACTGCCGGAGTGGCTGGTCGCCGCCAGCGGGGTGGCCGTGGCGGCGGCCTTCACCTGGGCCGCGTCCACCGGCCTACCCGACGTCGTGGTGTCCGCCTCTCCCCTGACCCTGCCCGGCCTGCCGGTGCTGCCCACGATCGGCGCCCTGCTCGGGCTGCTGCCCGCCTGGTGCTCACCGCCGCCGCAACCGGCGACCGGCCCGCCCGGCTCGTCAGCCTCGACAGGCACCTCAGTCCCGGCAGACTCGTCCGACTCTTCTTCGGAGGTGCTCGCATGA
- the gcvT gene encoding glycine cleavage system aminomethyltransferase GcvT, producing the protein MKRSPLHDRHQGLGAKFAEFGGWEMPLEYAGGGVLREHAAVRSGAGVFDVSHLGKARVSGPGAADYIDSTLTNSLARIEPGKAQYTLCCDDATGGVVDDLIAYLRGPDEVFLVPNAANCAEVVRRLAARAPAGVEVADLHDDFVVLAVQGPRSDDVLAAAGLPTGHGYMSFVQADWQSAPVTVCRTGYTGERGYELVAPAHAGTALWDAILAAGAAYDIAACGLGARDTLRTEMGYPLHGQDISLDITPVQARLGWAVGWKKPAFWGRSVLSAEHAAGPARRLLGLEAIGRGIPRPGMSVVDADGSPVGVVTSGTFSPTRRVGIGLALLDASVSEGSEVAVDVRGRREAFAVRRPPFVEASPTG; encoded by the coding sequence ATGAAACGTTCGCCGCTGCACGACCGGCACCAGGGGCTCGGCGCGAAGTTCGCGGAGTTCGGCGGCTGGGAGATGCCGCTGGAGTACGCCGGGGGAGGCGTGCTGCGCGAGCACGCGGCCGTGCGGTCCGGCGCCGGCGTGTTCGACGTGAGCCACCTGGGCAAGGCGCGGGTCAGCGGGCCCGGGGCGGCGGACTACATCGACTCCACCCTGACTAACTCCCTGGCCAGGATCGAGCCGGGCAAGGCGCAGTACACCCTGTGCTGCGACGACGCCACCGGCGGAGTCGTGGACGACCTGATCGCCTACCTGCGCGGACCGGACGAGGTGTTCCTCGTGCCGAACGCCGCCAACTGTGCCGAGGTCGTCCGCCGGCTGGCCGCCCGGGCGCCGGCCGGGGTGGAGGTGGCCGACCTGCACGACGACTTCGTGGTGCTCGCCGTCCAGGGCCCGCGCAGCGACGACGTTCTTGCTGCCGCCGGGTTGCCGACCGGGCACGGGTACATGTCGTTCGTGCAGGCCGACTGGCAGTCGGCGCCGGTCACCGTCTGCCGTACCGGCTACACCGGTGAACGCGGGTACGAACTCGTGGCGCCGGCGCACGCCGGGACGGCGCTGTGGGACGCGATCCTCGCCGCCGGTGCGGCGTACGACATCGCGGCCTGCGGACTCGGCGCCCGCGACACGCTGCGCACCGAGATGGGCTATCCCCTGCACGGGCAGGACATCTCCCTCGACATCACCCCGGTGCAGGCCCGCCTCGGCTGGGCCGTCGGCTGGAAGAAGCCCGCGTTCTGGGGCCGGTCGGTGCTGTCGGCCGAGCATGCGGCCGGGCCCGCCCGGCGGCTGCTCGGCCTGGAGGCGATCGGCCGGGGTATTCCGCGGCCGGGCATGTCCGTGGTCGACGCCGACGGCTCGCCGGTGGGCGTGGTGACCAGCGGGACGTTCTCCCCGACCCGGCGGGTGGGGATCGGACTGGCCCTGCTGGACGCATCGGTGAGCGAGGGGTCGGAGGTCGCGGTCGACGTACGCGGCCGGCGGGAGGCGTTCGCGGTCCGCCGCCCGCCCTTCGTCGAGGCCTCTCCGACTGGCTGA
- a CDS encoding leucyl aminopeptidase produces the protein MSAKSPSISVRKASAPSVKVDALIVGVSPGDQEVTLDSGAREVDKAFGGRLAATLTALGAKGKAEEVTLLPSPDGVDATVVAAVGLGGDEPGVEALRRAAGAVVRRLAGKADTVAFAVGDGAAESVGALAEGALLGSYTFDRYRTDADKRPAPISAVTVLTGKARDKAVKTALTRAETVAAAVNLTRDWVNTAPSDLYPEVFAEEARVAGKRAGLTVEVLDRKAMVAKGYGGTLGVGQGSEREPRVVRLSYKPARAKKHLVFVGKGITFDTGGISLKPNEGMLTMKSDMAGAAAVLAAVTAVADLQLPVAVTAWAPMAENMPSGSAQRPSDVLTIYGGKTVEVLNTDAEGRLVLADAIARASEDKPDVIVDVATLTGACMVALGGRTFGIMGNDEDFNSFVRRTASRAGEDGWPLPIPEGTRESLDSKVADLANVARGRLGGALVAASFLNEFVGEGIRWAHLDIAGPSYNDSSAWGYTPVGGTGSSVRTLVGLAEAAAAGEL, from the coding sequence GTGAGTGCGAAAAGTCCGAGCATCTCCGTCCGCAAGGCGTCCGCCCCTTCGGTGAAGGTGGACGCGCTGATCGTCGGCGTGTCGCCCGGTGACCAGGAAGTGACGCTCGACTCCGGGGCCCGCGAGGTCGACAAGGCGTTCGGCGGCCGGCTCGCCGCGACCCTCACCGCGCTGGGGGCCAAGGGCAAGGCCGAGGAGGTGACGCTGCTCCCCTCTCCCGACGGCGTGGACGCCACCGTGGTCGCGGCGGTCGGGCTGGGAGGTGACGAGCCGGGAGTCGAGGCGCTGCGCCGGGCCGCCGGTGCCGTCGTACGCCGGCTGGCGGGCAAGGCCGACACCGTGGCGTTCGCGGTGGGCGACGGAGCCGCCGAGAGCGTCGGCGCCCTCGCCGAGGGTGCGCTGCTCGGGTCGTACACCTTCGACCGTTACCGCACCGACGCCGACAAGCGGCCGGCGCCGATCTCCGCGGTCACCGTGCTGACCGGCAAGGCGCGCGACAAGGCCGTCAAGACCGCCTTGACGCGGGCGGAGACGGTGGCGGCGGCGGTGAACCTCACCCGCGACTGGGTCAACACCGCGCCCTCCGACCTGTATCCCGAGGTGTTCGCCGAGGAGGCCAGGGTGGCCGGCAAGCGGGCCGGCCTCACCGTCGAGGTGCTGGACCGTAAGGCGATGGTGGCCAAGGGGTACGGCGGGACGCTCGGCGTCGGGCAGGGTTCCGAACGCGAGCCGCGGGTCGTCCGGCTGAGCTACAAGCCGGCCCGGGCCAAGAAGCACCTGGTCTTCGTCGGTAAGGGGATCACGTTCGACACCGGCGGTATCTCCCTCAAGCCCAACGAGGGCATGCTGACCATGAAGAGCGACATGGCCGGCGCGGCGGCGGTGCTCGCCGCGGTCACCGCGGTCGCCGACCTGCAGCTCCCGGTTGCGGTGACGGCCTGGGCGCCGATGGCGGAGAACATGCCGTCCGGGTCCGCTCAGCGGCCCTCCGACGTGCTGACCATCTACGGCGGCAAGACCGTCGAGGTGCTCAACACCGACGCCGAGGGCCGGCTGGTCCTGGCCGACGCCATCGCCCGGGCCAGCGAGGACAAGCCCGACGTCATCGTCGACGTCGCCACCCTCACCGGGGCCTGCATGGTCGCGCTCGGCGGCCGGACGTTCGGGATCATGGGCAACGACGAGGACTTCAACTCGTTCGTACGCCGGACCGCCTCCCGCGCCGGCGAGGACGGCTGGCCGCTGCCGATCCCCGAGGGCACCCGGGAGAGCCTGGACTCCAAGGTCGCCGACCTCGCCAACGTCGCCCGCGGGCGGCTGGGTGGCGCCCTGGTGGCCGCGAGCTTCCTGAACGAGTTCGTCGGCGAGGGGATCCGGTGGGCGCACCTGGACATCGCCGGACCTTCGTACAACGACAGCTCTGCCTGGGGCTACACGCCGGTCGGCGGTACGGGCAGCAGCGTGCGCACGCTGGTCGGCCTGGCCGAGGCCGCGGCGGCGGGTGAGCTGTAG